Proteins encoded together in one Phalacrocorax aristotelis chromosome 7, bGulAri2.1, whole genome shotgun sequence window:
- the SNX1 gene encoding sorting nexin-1, whose amino-acid sequence MASGGARGSRSPSPAERLPPPFPEPYGGDSDAPGPADSDTEGEDIFTGTSKPAAPKRESLLPVSSTSKENGVRVAQDDQDLFADATVELSLDSTQNNQKELAKASNPAPSLEVTASSSRNPPKSYEELEEEEQEDKFELTVGVSDPEKVGDGMNAYVAYKVSTQTSMPMFRSKQFSVKRRFSDFLGLYEKLSEKHAQNGFIVPPPPEKSLIGMTKVKVGKEDSSSAEFLEKRRAALERYLRRVVSHPTMLQDPDVREFLEKEELPRAVGTQTLSGAGILKMFNKATDAVSKMTIKMNESDIWFEEKLQEVECEDQRLRKLHAVVETLVNHRKELALNTAQFAKSLAMLGSSEDNTALSRALSQLAEVEEKIEQLHQEQANNDFFLLAELLGDYIRLLSVVRGAFDQRMKTWQRWQDAQTMLQKKREMEARLLWANKPDKLQQAKEEILEWESRVTQYERDFERISAVIRKEVIRFEKEKSKDFRNHVTKYLEMLLNSQQQLVKYWEAFLPEAKAIS is encoded by the exons AGCAAGCCCGCGGCACCAAAAAGGGAATCTCTTCTCCCTGTGAGCAGCACCTCCAAAGAGAATGGGGTTCGTGTAGCGCAAGATGATCAGGACTTATTTGCAG ATGCCACTGTAGAGTTGTCTCTAGACAGCACGCAAAACAACCAGAAGGAGCTGGCCAAAGCATCCAATCCTGCCCCCTCATTAGAAGTAACTGCAAGCTCTTCTAGAAACCCTCCAAAGAGCTATGAGGAG CTGGAAGAAGAGGAACAGGAGGACAAATTTGAGCTGACTGTAGGAGTGAGTGACCCAGAGAAAGTTG GGGATGGCATGAATGCGTATGTAGCCTACAAAGTGTCAACACAG ACGAGCATGCCAATGTTCAGGAGCAAgcaattttcagtgaaaaggagGTTCAGTGACTTTCTGGGTCTCTATGAGAAGTTGTCGGAGAAGCATGCCCAAAATGGGTTCATCGTTCCTCCACCGCCTGAGAAGAGTCTCATAG GAATGACCAAAGTGAAAGTTGGGAAGGAAGACTCCTCCTCTGCAGAGTTCCTAGAAAAAAGACGGGCTGCTCTAGAGAG gTACCTACGAAGGGTCGTCAGCCATCCAACAATGCTGCAGGATCCAGACGTCAGGGAGTttttggaaaaggaggag CTACCAAGAGCAGTAGGCACCCAGACCCTGAGTGGAGCAGGAATACTGAAGATGTTCAACAAAGCTACGGATGCTGTCAGTAAAATGACCATCAAGATGAATGAATCAGACATA TGGTTTGAGGAGAAGCTGCAGGAGGTGGAGTGCGAGGACCAGCGGCTGCGGAAGTTGCATGCTGTTGTTGAAACACTAGTGAACCACAGGAAAG AGCTAGCATTGAATACAGCCCAGTTTGCAAAGAGTCTGGCCATGCTGGGGAGCTCAGAGGACAACACGGCCCTCTCCCGAGCACTGTCCCAGCTGGCTGAGGTGGAAGAGAAGATTGAACAGCTGCATCAGGAACAGGCTAACAATGACTTCTTCCTTCTGGCCGAGCTCCTGGGAGATTACATCCGCCTCCTCTCAGTTGTAAGG gGAGCCTTTGACCAGCGCATGAAGACCTGGCAGCGGTGGCAGGATGCCCAGACCATGCTGCAGAAGAAGAGGGAGATGGAGGCCAGGCTGCTCTGGGCCAACAAACCTGACAAGCTGCAGCAGGCCAAAGAGGAGATCTTGGAG TGGGAGTCTCGTGTGACACAGTACGAAAGGGACTTTGAACGGATTTCTGCTGTCATCCGCAAGGAAGTGATACGGTTTGAG aaagagaaatccAAGGACTTCAGAAACCACGTCACTAAATACCTTGAGATGTTACTAAACTCTCAGCAACAG ctggtgAAGTACTGGGAAGCATTCCTACCTGAAGCCAAGGCCATTTCTTAA